A genomic region of Macaca mulatta isolate MMU2019108-1 chromosome 5, T2T-MMU8v2.0, whole genome shotgun sequence contains the following coding sequences:
- the LOC693438 gene encoding 60 kDa heat shock protein, mitochondrial, giving the protein MLRLPTVFRQMRPVSRVLAPHLTRAYVKDVKFGADARALMLQGVDLLADAVAVTMGPKGRTVIIEQSWGSPKVTKDGVTVAKSIDLKDKYKNIGAKLVQDVANNTNEEAGDGTTTATVLARSIAKEGFEKISKGANPLEIRKGVMLAVDAVIAELKKQSKPVTTPEEIAQVATISANGDKEIGNIISDAIKKVGRKGVITVKDGKTLNDELEIIEGMKFDRGYISAYFINTSKGQKCEFQDAYVLLSEKKISSVQSIVPALEIANAHRKPLVIIAEDVDGEALSTLVLNRLKVGLQVVAVKAPGFGDNRKNQLKDMAIATGGAVFGEEGLTINVEDVQPHDLGKVGEVIVTKDDAMLLKGKGDKVKIEKHIQEIIEQLDVTTSEYEKEKLNERLAKLSDGVAVLKVGGTSDVEVNERKDRVTDARNATRAAVEEGIVLGGGCALLRCIPALDSLTPANEDQKIGIEIIKRTLKIPAMTIAKNAGVEGSLIVEKIMQSSSEVGYDAMAGDFVNMVEKGIIVPTKVVRTALLDAAGVASLLTTAEVVVTEIPKEEKDPGMGAMGGMGGGMGGGMF; this is encoded by the coding sequence ATGCTTCGGTTACCCACAGTCTTTCGCCAGATGAGACCGGTGTCCAGAGTACTGGCTCCTCATCTCACTCGGGCTTATGTCAAAGATGTAAAATTTGGTGCAGATGCCCGAGCCTTAATGCTTCAAGGTGTAGACCTTTTAGCCGATGCTGTGGCTGTTACAATGGGGCCAAAGGGAAGAACAGTGATTATTGAGCAGAGCTGGGGAAGTCCCAAAGTAACAAAAGATGGTGTGACTGTTGCAAAGTCAATTGACTTAaaggataaatataaaaacattggAGCTAAACTTGTTCAAGATGTTGCCAATAACACAAATGAAGAGGCTGGGGATGGCACTACCACTGCTACTGTACTGGCACGCTCTATAGCCAAGGAAGGCTTCGAGAAGATTAGCAAAGGTGCTAATCCCCTGGAAATCAGGAAAGGTGTGATGTTAGCTGTTGATGCTGTAATTGCTGAACTTAAAAAGCAGTCTAAACCTGTGACCACCCCTGAAGAAATTGCACAGGTTGCTACAATTTCTGCAAATGGAGACAAAGAAATTGGCAATATCATCTCTGATGCAATAAAAAAGGTTGGAAGAAAGGGTGTCATCACAGTAAAGGATGGAAAAACACTGAATGATGAATTAGAAATTATCGAAGGCATGAAGTTTGATCGAGGCTATATTTCTGCATACTTTATTAATACATCAAAAGGTCAGAAATGTGAATTCCAGGATGCCTATGTTCTGctgagtgaaaagaaaatttctagTGTCCAGTCCATTGTACCTGCTCTTGAAATTGCCAATGCTCACCGTAAGCCTTTGGTCATAATCGCTGAAGACGTTGATGGAGAAGCTTTAAGTACACTCGTCTTGAATAGGCTAAAGGTTGGTCTTCAGGTTGTGGCAGTCAAGGCTCCAGGGTTTGGTGACAATAGAAAGAACCAGCTTAAAGATATGGCTATTGCTACTGGTGGTGCAGTGTTTGGAGAAGAGGGGTTGACCATAAATGTTGAAGACGTTCAGCCTCATGACTTAGGAAAAGTTGGAGAGGTCATTGTGACCAAAGACGATGCCATGCTCTTAAAAGGAAAAGGTGACAAGgttaaaattgaaaaacatattcaagaaatcattgaGCAGTTAGATGTCACAACTAgtgaatatgaaaaggaaaaactgaatgaACGGCTGGCAAAACTTTCAGATGGAGTAGCTGTGCTGAAGGTTGGTGGGACAAGTGATGTTGAAGTGAATGAAAGGAAAGACAGAGTTACAGATGCACGTAATGCTACAAGAGCTGCTGTTGAAGAAGGCATTGTTTTGGGAGGGGGTTGTGCCCTGCTTCGATGCATTCCAGCCTTGGACTCATTGACTCCAGCTAATGAAGATCAAAAAATTGGtatagaaattattaaaagaacactcaaaaTTCCAGCAATGACCATTGCTAAGAATGCAGGTGTTGAAGGATCTTTGATAGTTGAGAAAATTATGCAGAGTTCCTCAGAAGTTGGTTATGATGCTATGGCTGGAGATTTTGTGAATATGGTGGAAAAAGGAATTATTGTCCCAACAAAGGTTGTGAGAACTGCTTTATTGGATGCTGCTGGTGTGGCCTCTCTGTTAACTACAGCAGAAGTTGTCGTCACAGAAATTCCTAAAGAAGAGAAGGACCCTGGAATGGGTGCAATGGGTGGAATGGGAGGTGGTATGGGAGGTGGCATGTTCTAA